One Natrinema marinum genomic window carries:
- the gcvPA gene encoding aminomethyl-transferring glycine dehydrogenase subunit GcvPA, whose protein sequence is MHGSHATGSPYAPHTEEDRTAMLEAVGADTVEELFDIPADVRFDGRFEIDARTERETRRLVRSMLGRNDDLTELLGRGHYGYYVPSVVDHLADRSEFLTSYTQYQPEISQGFLQALFEYQSLLVELTGLEVANCSMYDAATALGEAATLADRVRDTSGHRVLVPDLLREERRSTLENYVAGTDLAVEAYPMDDGNVDLEGLEAVLDEDVVMCYAENPTVRGTIEENLTAVGEFADDTDALFVLGSDPVALSLLERPADVGADVVVGDASVLGLPTSYGMGLGLFATRKDYLRQVPGRLVGASEDATDRRAFTLTLQTREQHIRRERATSNICTNQAWVALRTAMHAAALGPTGLVDLANRGVTRAAALAERVDDLVGAKAPVHDRHHIREFVARVDQPARAVADDLERRGFAVHVVGDHEIQVCVAGVPDERLDRFVDVLAEVAR, encoded by the coding sequence ATGCACGGATCACACGCCACGGGGAGTCCGTACGCTCCCCACACGGAGGAGGACCGCACGGCGATGCTCGAGGCGGTCGGCGCGGACACCGTCGAAGAACTCTTCGACATTCCGGCCGACGTTCGGTTCGACGGCCGCTTCGAGATCGACGCGCGAACGGAGCGGGAGACGCGCCGGCTGGTACGCTCGATGCTCGGTCGCAACGACGACCTGACCGAACTGCTCGGCCGGGGCCACTACGGCTACTACGTGCCGTCGGTCGTCGACCACCTCGCCGACCGATCGGAGTTTCTCACGTCCTACACGCAGTACCAGCCCGAGATTTCCCAGGGGTTCCTGCAGGCGCTGTTCGAGTACCAGTCGCTGTTGGTCGAGTTGACCGGTCTCGAGGTCGCCAACTGCTCGATGTACGATGCGGCGACGGCGCTTGGCGAGGCCGCCACGCTTGCCGACCGCGTCCGCGACACGTCGGGCCATCGCGTGCTGGTCCCCGACTTGCTGCGCGAGGAGCGCCGGAGCACGCTCGAGAACTACGTCGCTGGCACCGACCTCGCCGTCGAAGCCTACCCGATGGACGACGGCAACGTCGATCTCGAGGGGCTCGAGGCTGTCCTCGACGAGGACGTCGTCATGTGTTACGCCGAGAACCCGACCGTCCGCGGGACGATCGAGGAGAACCTGACGGCGGTCGGCGAGTTCGCCGACGACACCGACGCGCTGTTCGTGCTTGGCTCGGACCCCGTCGCGCTGTCCCTGCTCGAGCGCCCCGCCGACGTCGGTGCCGACGTGGTCGTCGGCGACGCCAGCGTTCTCGGCCTGCCGACGAGCTACGGGATGGGACTTGGCCTCTTTGCGACCCGCAAGGATTACCTTCGGCAGGTCCCCGGCCGACTGGTCGGGGCCAGCGAGGACGCGACCGACCGACGCGCGTTCACGCTCACCCTCCAGACGCGCGAACAGCACATCCGCCGAGAGCGTGCGACGAGTAACATCTGTACGAATCAGGCGTGGGTCGCGCTCCGGACCGCGATGCACGCCGCCGCGCTCGGTCCGACCGGACTGGTCGACCTCGCGAACCGCGGCGTGACGCGCGCGGCGGCCCTCGCCGAGCGCGTCGACGACCTCGTCGGCGCGAAAGCGCCGGTTCACGACCGACACCACATCCGCGAGTTCGTCGCCCGCGTCGACCAGCCCGCTCGCGCCGTCGCCGACGACTTAGAGCGCCGCGGCTTCGCGGTTCACGTCGTCGGCGACCACGAGATACAGGTCTGCGTCGCCGGCGTCCCCGACGAGCGACTCGATCGATTCGTCGATGTCCTCGCGGAGGTGGCGCGATGA
- the gcvPB gene encoding aminomethyl-transferring glycine dehydrogenase subunit GcvPB, which yields MTGDRTADGDPPLSRYDQARYIENGEYEPLLSEKDLTRVEIGGGSDGGSGDGSNGSENDGDGGSPLPDDLTRDSLELPELSEPELARHYTRLSQMIYGIDSGPYPLGSCTMKYNPRFTEDVAALPSAAVHPDRSEESVQGTLELLYRLQDYLARIGGMDAVTLQPPAGAAGEFVGIRVAAAYHEHNGEGHRDEVIVPESAHGTNFATAALGGYDVVSLPSDDAGRVDLEALEAALSENTAALMLTNPNTLGLFERDITEIAEMVHDVGGLLYYDGANLNALLGRARPGDMGFDVMHYNVHKTFATPHGGGGPGAGPVGVVEELAPFLPAPRVREREERSNAGEGLYERFEPEHTIGKVHGFDGNWLVLIKAFAYIARLGDEGLADASASAVLNANYLAEGIEYDVPYGPFHHEFVASAGEQDAADVAKRMLDHGVHPPTTKWPEIVPEALMTEPTEVESKATLDRLAAAFNAVAGEDSETLETAPERTTARRIDQTSAARNPRLSWQALEDDS from the coding sequence ATGACCGGTGACCGAACCGCGGACGGCGACCCGCCGCTGTCGCGGTACGACCAGGCTCGCTACATCGAAAACGGCGAGTACGAGCCGCTGCTCTCGGAGAAAGATTTGACGCGGGTCGAGATCGGCGGCGGCAGCGACGGGGGAAGCGGTGACGGTAGTAACGGGAGCGAGAACGACGGCGACGGCGGCTCGCCGCTCCCCGACGACCTGACGCGGGACTCACTCGAGTTGCCCGAACTCTCCGAGCCCGAGCTCGCGCGCCACTACACGCGGCTCTCGCAGATGATCTACGGGATCGACAGCGGCCCCTACCCGCTCGGCTCGTGTACGATGAAGTACAACCCAAGGTTCACCGAGGACGTGGCGGCGCTGCCGTCGGCGGCCGTCCACCCCGACCGCTCCGAGGAGTCGGTTCAGGGGACGCTCGAGCTCCTGTATCGGCTCCAGGACTACCTCGCTCGGATCGGCGGCATGGACGCGGTGACGCTCCAGCCGCCCGCCGGCGCGGCCGGCGAGTTCGTCGGCATCCGCGTCGCTGCGGCCTACCACGAGCACAACGGCGAGGGCCACCGCGACGAGGTCATCGTCCCCGAGAGCGCCCACGGGACGAACTTCGCGACCGCCGCGCTCGGCGGCTACGACGTGGTCTCCCTGCCCAGCGACGACGCGGGCCGGGTCGACCTCGAGGCGCTCGAGGCCGCCCTCTCGGAGAACACTGCGGCGCTGATGCTGACCAACCCGAACACGCTGGGGCTGTTCGAGCGCGATATCACCGAGATCGCCGAGATGGTCCACGACGTGGGCGGGCTGCTCTACTACGACGGAGCGAACCTGAACGCGCTGCTCGGCCGCGCGCGGCCGGGCGACATGGGCTTCGACGTGATGCACTACAACGTCCACAAGACGTTCGCGACGCCCCACGGCGGCGGCGGGCCGGGAGCCGGGCCGGTCGGCGTCGTCGAGGAGTTGGCCCCGTTCCTGCCCGCACCGCGCGTCCGAGAACGCGAGGAGCGGTCGAACGCCGGCGAGGGGCTCTACGAACGCTTCGAGCCCGAACACACCATCGGCAAGGTCCACGGCTTTGACGGCAACTGGCTGGTGCTGATCAAGGCATTCGCCTACATCGCCCGGTTGGGCGACGAGGGGCTCGCGGACGCCAGTGCCTCCGCAGTGTTGAACGCGAACTACCTCGCCGAGGGGATCGAGTACGACGTGCCCTACGGCCCGTTCCACCACGAGTTCGTCGCCAGCGCCGGCGAACAGGACGCCGCAGACGTAGCCAAACGAATGCTCGACCACGGCGTCCACCCGCCGACGACCAAGTGGCCCGAGATCGTCCCCGAGGCCCTGATGACCGAGCCGACCGAGGTCGAGAGCAAGGCGACGCTCGATCGGCTCGCCGCCGCGTTCAACGCCGTCGCCGGCGAGGACAGCGAGACGCTCGAGACCGCGCCGGAGCGAACGACCGCACGCCGGATCGACCAGACGAGCGCCGCGCGGAACCCGCGGCTTTCGTGGCAGGCGCTCGAGGACGACTCCTGA